From Enterococcus mundtii, the proteins below share one genomic window:
- the mfd gene encoding transcription-repair coupling factor, protein MDMIQLIGKDAQVAEWSMNLEQRMSRQLITGLAGSAKTLLFAHAFKKLDKNLIILMPNLYYVNQLAEDLQHVLPAESIHLFPVDEVLSAEMAFSSPEARAERVATLNRLQQDEPGIYLLPVAALHKRLPDKETWNNAQLHWQIGDEIAVDSLPKQLVLMGYERTEMVAKPGEFSMRGSIVDIYPLTFEYPIRVELFDVEIDSMRYFEADTQRSIEKIEEVWLPPTSEQIYSQENLLDGINKIENLLEKKLATTSEPTERQFLHDYFGQLISEWQRNVPTDEAKFYADLLYPEHLSILDYFPQDSLLIVDDYQRIMETNREMEREAAEWHTQKISELRVFSEQQFVADVHGIIQKEKFATTFFSLFQKGMGNLRFQALYQFQYRTMQQFFGQMPLLKTEMDRWRKQEQTVVIFIPTKERIRKAEQMLRDEDILVVETEADQLIKGQVQLVEGALMTGFELPQEKIVTITEKEIFQKTTKKQTRRQTVTNAERLKSYNELKAGDYVVHANHGIGKYIGMETLEVDGVHQDYMTIIYQNDDKLFIPVTQLNLIQKYVASESKTPRINKLGGSEWTKTKRKISSKIEDIADDLIQLYAVREAEKGYAFGPDDSYQKEFENAFPYSETDDQLRSAAEIKRDMEKEKPMDRLLVGDVGYGKTEVALRAAFKAVKESKQVAFLVPTTILAQQHYETMLERFEGFPVNVGLLSRFRTKKQQKETIEELRTGQLDIVVGTHRVLSKDIEFSDLGLLIVDEEQRFGVKHKERLKQLRAQVDVLTLTATPIPRTLHMSMLGVRDLSVIETPPANRYPIQTYVMEKNPGAIREAIQREMGRGGQVFYLYNRVETIERKVEEIQALVPEARIAYAHGQMTEVQLENTLFDFIEGQYDVLVTTTIIETGVDIPNANTLFVENADYMGLSTLYQLRGRVGRSNRVAYAYFMYEQQKILNEVSEKRLQAIKDFTELGSGFKIAMRDLSIRGAGNLLGAQQHGFIDAVGFDMYSQMLSEAVARKQGKNQQTEKTSVEIDLGVDAYLPESYVSDQRQKIEIYKRIRELDSQEMLDELEADLLDRFGEYPEEVAHLLTIGQIKMDGDRALLEMIRKQQQTIVFKLSKVGTKRYTVEQLFEALTATKLKAGLGVEKEQMMIRLTLPPQTTTAVWLQEIQQFVKALREQKYATA, encoded by the coding sequence ATGGATATGATCCAATTGATTGGCAAAGATGCTCAAGTGGCTGAATGGTCCATGAATCTTGAACAACGGATGTCTAGACAGTTGATTACAGGTTTAGCTGGATCTGCTAAGACGTTGTTGTTTGCCCATGCGTTTAAAAAACTGGATAAAAATCTGATTATCCTGATGCCGAATTTATATTACGTCAACCAATTGGCAGAGGATCTGCAACACGTTCTGCCGGCTGAAAGTATTCACTTATTTCCAGTAGATGAAGTGCTTTCCGCAGAAATGGCTTTTTCTTCTCCTGAAGCTCGGGCTGAACGTGTAGCGACGTTGAATCGTTTGCAACAAGATGAGCCAGGAATCTATCTTCTTCCAGTGGCAGCATTGCACAAACGTCTTCCTGATAAAGAAACATGGAACAACGCCCAATTACATTGGCAGATTGGCGACGAGATCGCCGTGGACTCATTACCAAAACAACTCGTCTTGATGGGCTATGAGCGGACAGAGATGGTCGCAAAACCTGGGGAATTTAGTATGCGAGGGAGTATTGTCGATATCTATCCTTTGACATTTGAATACCCTATTCGTGTGGAATTATTTGATGTCGAAATTGATTCTATGAGATACTTCGAAGCCGATACGCAACGATCGATCGAAAAGATTGAAGAAGTGTGGTTGCCACCAACAAGTGAACAAATTTATTCTCAAGAGAATCTGCTTGACGGTATCAACAAAATAGAAAACCTCTTAGAAAAGAAATTAGCAACGACCTCAGAACCTACTGAACGACAATTTTTGCATGACTATTTCGGTCAGTTGATCTCGGAGTGGCAACGAAATGTCCCGACAGACGAAGCGAAGTTCTATGCGGATCTTTTGTATCCTGAACATTTATCGATTTTGGATTATTTTCCCCAAGATAGCTTGCTGATCGTGGATGATTACCAAAGAATCATGGAAACGAATCGTGAAATGGAAAGAGAAGCAGCGGAATGGCACACACAAAAAATCAGTGAGTTGCGCGTATTCTCTGAACAACAATTTGTGGCAGATGTACATGGGATCATCCAAAAAGAAAAATTTGCGACCACTTTTTTCTCTTTATTCCAAAAAGGAATGGGAAATCTCAGGTTCCAAGCACTGTACCAGTTCCAGTATCGCACGATGCAACAGTTCTTTGGGCAAATGCCATTGCTGAAAACGGAAATGGATCGTTGGCGCAAACAAGAGCAAACGGTCGTCATCTTCATTCCAACGAAAGAACGTATCCGTAAGGCGGAGCAAATGTTACGTGATGAAGATATATTAGTGGTAGAAACAGAAGCAGACCAATTGATCAAAGGCCAAGTCCAATTAGTCGAAGGCGCATTGATGACAGGTTTTGAGTTGCCGCAAGAAAAAATCGTAACGATCACGGAAAAAGAGATTTTTCAAAAGACAACAAAAAAACAGACACGTCGTCAAACGGTAACGAATGCAGAACGACTAAAAAGCTACAACGAATTAAAAGCTGGAGACTATGTTGTTCATGCGAATCACGGGATCGGGAAATATATCGGCATGGAAACCTTAGAAGTCGATGGGGTCCACCAAGATTATATGACGATCATTTATCAAAACGATGATAAGCTATTTATTCCTGTCACGCAGTTGAATTTGATCCAAAAATATGTAGCTTCGGAATCCAAAACACCACGAATCAACAAACTCGGTGGTAGTGAATGGACGAAAACGAAACGTAAAATCTCCTCAAAAATCGAAGACATTGCGGATGACTTGATCCAATTGTATGCGGTCAGAGAAGCAGAAAAGGGATACGCATTTGGTCCAGATGACTCTTATCAAAAAGAATTTGAGAATGCTTTTCCATATTCGGAAACAGATGACCAACTCCGAAGTGCGGCGGAAATCAAACGAGATATGGAAAAAGAAAAACCAATGGATCGTTTACTCGTGGGGGACGTCGGCTATGGGAAAACAGAAGTTGCGCTACGTGCCGCTTTTAAAGCAGTCAAAGAAAGTAAACAAGTGGCATTTCTTGTGCCGACAACAATCTTGGCGCAACAACATTACGAAACGATGTTGGAACGCTTTGAGGGATTCCCAGTGAATGTTGGTTTGCTGAGTCGTTTCCGAACAAAGAAACAACAAAAAGAAACGATCGAAGAATTACGCACAGGACAACTAGATATTGTTGTGGGTACCCATCGAGTATTATCAAAAGATATTGAATTTAGCGATTTAGGACTATTGATCGTGGATGAAGAACAACGTTTTGGTGTAAAACACAAAGAACGTTTGAAACAATTGCGTGCGCAAGTGGATGTGCTGACTTTGACAGCGACACCTATTCCGCGAACACTGCATATGTCGATGCTGGGCGTACGGGATCTATCGGTGATCGAAACGCCACCGGCGAATCGGTATCCGATCCAAACGTATGTGATGGAAAAAAATCCAGGTGCGATCCGAGAAGCGATCCAACGAGAGATGGGACGTGGTGGACAAGTTTTCTACTTATATAATCGTGTAGAAACGATTGAGCGTAAAGTAGAAGAAATCCAAGCATTAGTTCCCGAAGCGAGGATCGCCTATGCACATGGACAGATGACGGAAGTCCAACTGGAAAACACATTATTCGACTTTATCGAGGGACAGTATGATGTCTTAGTGACGACGACGATCATCGAAACAGGGGTGGATATTCCAAATGCAAACACACTCTTCGTAGAAAATGCCGATTATATGGGACTCTCTACGCTTTACCAATTACGAGGACGTGTCGGACGAAGCAATCGCGTCGCTTATGCTTATTTTATGTACGAACAGCAAAAAATCCTTAATGAAGTCAGCGAAAAGCGTCTTCAAGCAATCAAAGACTTTACGGAATTGGGTTCAGGATTTAAAATCGCGATGCGAGATTTATCGATCCGTGGTGCTGGTAACTTGCTAGGGGCGCAACAACATGGATTTATCGATGCTGTTGGTTTCGATATGTACTCTCAAATGTTGAGTGAAGCAGTCGCTCGTAAACAAGGTAAAAATCAACAAACAGAAAAAACTTCTGTGGAGATTGATCTAGGCGTCGATGCCTATCTACCAGAAAGTTATGTGTCAGATCAACGCCAAAAAATCGAAATATATAAACGGATTCGCGAATTGGATTCACAAGAGATGTTGGATGAATTAGAAGCAGATCTCCTGGATCGTTTTGGTGAATATCCTGAAGAAGTCGCACATTTGTTGACGATTGGACAAATCAAAATGGATGGCGATCGTGCATTGCTAGAGATGATCCGTAAGCAACAACAAACCATTGTGTTCAAGTTGAGCAAAGTGGGAACAAAACGCTACACGGTTGAACAATTATTTGAAGCGCTGACTGCTACAAAATTAAAAGCAGGACTTGGTGTGGAAAAAGAACAAATGATGATTCGTTTGACCTTGCCACCTCAAACAACGACTGCTGTTTGGTTGCAAGAAATCCAACAATTTGTCAAAGCATTGCGCGAACAGAAATATGCGACTGCATAG
- the pth gene encoding aminoacyl-tRNA hydrolase yields the protein MKMIVGLGNPGTKYEHTKHNVGFMVVDRLAEKHQATFKKNTFEAEVAEFFHKGEKILLVKPQTFMNESGRAVGPLMTYFGIYPEELVVVYDDLDLAIGKIRLRQKGSAGGHNGIKSIISHLDSTIFDRIKVGIGRPEGKKTVVQHVLSPFSKETQPLIEQSIDQSVAAIEFLLDGHSFIDTMNQFN from the coding sequence ATGAAAATGATCGTAGGGCTTGGAAACCCAGGAACGAAATATGAACATACAAAGCATAACGTTGGATTTATGGTGGTGGATCGTTTGGCTGAAAAACACCAAGCGACCTTTAAGAAAAACACATTTGAAGCAGAAGTAGCTGAATTTTTCCACAAAGGTGAGAAAATTTTATTAGTCAAACCCCAAACATTTATGAATGAATCTGGCCGAGCGGTTGGTCCATTGATGACTTACTTTGGGATTTATCCAGAAGAGTTGGTGGTTGTTTATGATGACCTAGATTTAGCAATCGGTAAAATCCGTTTACGACAAAAAGGAAGTGCAGGCGGACATAATGGGATCAAGAGTATTATCTCTCATTTGGATAGTACGATCTTTGATCGAATAAAAGTTGGTATTGGTCGACCAGAAGGTAAAAAAACAGTCGTCCAACATGTTCTCAGTCCCTTTAGTAAAGAGACGCAACCCTTGATCGAACAAAGCATCGATCAATCTGTAGCTGCTATTGAATTTCTATTGGATGGCCATTCCTTTATAGATACAATGAATCAATTTAATTAA
- a CDS encoding L-lactate dehydrogenase yields MTANAEKKDHQKVILVGDGAVGSSYAFALVTQNIAQEVGIIDINTAKTEGDAIDLSHALAFTSPKKIYSASYADAHDADLVVITAGAPQKPGETRLDLVNKNLKINREVVTQIVDSGFNGIFLVAANPVDILTYSTWKFSGFPKERVIGSGTSLDSARFRQALAELVDVDARNVHAYILGEHGDSEFPVWSHANVAGLQIYEWVKNNPDVDEEAMVNLFFGVRDAAYTIIEKKGATFYGIAVALARITRAILDDENAVLPLSVYMNGEYGLNDIYIGAPAVINRQGIQKVIEIPLSDSEQDRMAASAKQLKDILDEAFAKLDAE; encoded by the coding sequence ATGACTGCAAACGCAGAAAAAAAAGATCATCAAAAAGTAATACTTGTTGGAGACGGTGCTGTAGGTTCTAGCTATGCCTTCGCTTTAGTTACACAAAATATCGCTCAAGAAGTTGGTATCATCGATATCAATACAGCAAAAACTGAAGGAGATGCGATCGACTTATCACACGCTCTAGCATTTACTTCACCTAAAAAAATCTACTCAGCTTCTTATGCAGATGCACATGATGCAGACTTAGTCGTTATCACAGCTGGTGCACCACAAAAACCAGGTGAAACACGTTTAGATCTAGTAAATAAAAACTTAAAAATCAACCGCGAAGTTGTTACACAAATCGTTGACTCAGGTTTCAATGGTATTTTCTTAGTTGCTGCTAACCCAGTTGATATTTTAACTTACTCTACTTGGAAATTCTCAGGTTTCCCTAAAGAGCGCGTAATCGGTTCAGGAACTTCACTTGACTCTGCTCGTTTCCGTCAAGCACTTGCTGAATTAGTTGACGTTGATGCACGTAACGTCCATGCGTATATTTTAGGTGAACATGGAGATTCTGAGTTCCCAGTTTGGTCACATGCCAATGTTGCTGGTTTACAAATCTATGAATGGGTGAAAAATAATCCAGACGTTGATGAAGAAGCAATGGTCAACTTATTCTTCGGTGTACGTGACGCTGCTTATACGATCATCGAGAAAAAAGGCGCAACATTCTACGGTATTGCTGTAGCTTTAGCACGTATCACTCGCGCGATCTTAGACGATGAAAATGCAGTTCTTCCATTATCTGTTTATATGAATGGTGAATATGGACTAAACGATATCTATATCGGTGCACCTGCTGTCATCAACCGTCAAGGTATCCAAAAAGTCATTGAAATTCCATTAAGCGACAGCGAACAAGATCGTATGGCCGCTTCAGCAAAACAATTAAAAGATATCTTAGATGAAGCTTTTGCTAAATTGGATGCTGAATAA
- a CDS encoding L,D-transpeptidase family protein encodes MTRSSHRKKSMRIGLLSVLGVILVLIGFYTYRSTYYTNRFLPKTEVNSINVSNLTIDQANDKLKEAYSNKTISIKENGTVWKEIAKSDLGYKKDFSTDLASILKNQNAWTWGMNYVAAAEKQEIDPLSAEREQLDQTIETLSTELTELNKDRTPTADATIEKSGDSFKIKPEVKGNTVDVEAVTKELTTVVNDGKDTIDLTEFQKEPAVTSTDKKLTEQLTTMNNIAKVKGTYSINGETVTIPSSLIVEWLTYEDGKPALDSEKVRQYVSELGEKYNTSTNDTKFKSTKRGEVTVPAGTFSWTIQTDSEVTALTEAILAGQDFTRSPIVQGSTTADHPLIEDTYIEVDLENQHMWFYKDGKVALETDIVSGKPSTPTPPGVFYVWNKEENAVLRGTNDDGTPYESPVNYWMPVDWTGIGIHDSDWQPEYGGDLWRTRGSHGCVNTPPGVMKELFGMVEKGTPVLIF; translated from the coding sequence ATGACAAGATCTTCTCATCGAAAAAAATCAATGCGTATTGGTTTGCTTTCTGTTCTCGGTGTGATTCTAGTATTAATCGGCTTTTACACCTACCGTAGTACATATTACACGAATCGTTTTCTTCCTAAAACGGAAGTCAATTCGATCAATGTAAGTAACCTGACTATCGACCAAGCAAATGACAAGCTAAAAGAAGCTTATTCCAATAAGACGATTTCAATCAAAGAAAACGGAACGGTTTGGAAAGAGATTGCAAAGTCCGATCTTGGTTATAAAAAGGATTTTTCAACTGATCTAGCTTCCATCCTGAAAAACCAAAATGCTTGGACTTGGGGAATGAACTATGTAGCTGCGGCCGAAAAACAAGAAATCGATCCATTAAGTGCGGAACGGGAACAACTGGATCAAACGATCGAGACATTGTCTACGGAATTGACTGAATTGAATAAAGATCGTACACCTACTGCCGATGCAACGATTGAAAAGTCTGGTGACTCATTTAAAATCAAGCCTGAAGTGAAAGGGAACACGGTCGATGTCGAGGCCGTTACGAAGGAATTGACGACTGTCGTAAATGATGGAAAAGATACGATTGATCTGACTGAGTTCCAAAAAGAACCTGCCGTCACATCTACAGATAAAAAGTTGACTGAGCAGTTAACGACAATGAATAATATCGCTAAAGTAAAAGGAACTTACAGTATCAATGGTGAAACAGTGACGATCCCTTCTTCACTCATCGTTGAATGGTTAACCTATGAAGATGGAAAACCAGCACTTGATTCAGAAAAAGTTCGTCAATATGTTAGTGAACTTGGCGAAAAATACAATACAAGTACGAATGATACTAAATTCAAAAGTACCAAACGTGGCGAAGTAACTGTTCCTGCTGGCACGTTCAGTTGGACGATCCAAACAGATAGCGAAGTAACAGCTTTAACAGAAGCAATTTTAGCAGGACAAGATTTCACACGTTCACCCATTGTTCAAGGTAGTACAACTGCCGACCACCCATTGATTGAGGATACGTATATCGAAGTCGATTTAGAGAATCAACATATGTGGTTCTACAAAGATGGGAAAGTAGCACTTGAAACAGATATCGTTTCAGGAAAACCTTCTACCCCTACTCCTCCTGGTGTCTTTTATGTCTGGAATAAAGAAGAAAATGCTGTATTAAGAGGAACGAACGATGATGGTACACCATATGAAAGTCCAGTGAACTATTGGATGCCAGTCGATTGGACAGGTATCGGTATCCACGATTCGGATTGGCAACCAGAATATGGCGGCGACTTATGGCGAACTCGTGGTTCTCATGGTTGTGTCAATACGCCACCAGGTGTCATGAAAGAATTATTTGGAATGGTTGAAAAAGGTACGCCTGTTTTGATTTTTTAA
- a CDS encoding VanZ family protein translates to MEFLKKQRKNGNFYLVFALMIMAILFYSSSQTYGQQSQLSRIDAWFPNQPFKEALSGIQFTYGESVISIDHSGYSKFIEFFLRKGAHFGTYFLLGGSLYLGVFPKMKIWWLTGVLAWLSATGYAGLDEFHQMLTGDRSPMFQDVMLDSMGALTAVIICILFTFIKKRK, encoded by the coding sequence ATGGAGTTTTTAAAAAAACAAAGAAAAAATGGAAATTTCTATTTAGTGTTTGCATTAATGATCATGGCTATTTTATTTTATAGCTCCTCGCAAACCTATGGACAACAATCGCAACTTTCAAGAATTGATGCCTGGTTCCCAAACCAACCCTTTAAAGAAGCATTATCAGGTATCCAGTTTACTTATGGAGAAAGTGTTATCAGTATCGACCATTCTGGATACAGCAAATTCATTGAATTCTTTTTAAGAAAAGGCGCCCATTTTGGCACCTATTTTCTATTAGGAGGTAGTCTGTATCTAGGTGTATTCCCGAAAATGAAAATCTGGTGGTTAACGGGGGTTCTTGCTTGGTTATCTGCGACAGGATACGCCGGTCTAGATGAGTTCCATCAAATGTTGACAGGTGATCGTTCGCCAATGTTCCAAGATGTCATGCTTGATTCGATGGGGGCATTGACTGCAGTTATTATATGTATTTTATTTACTTTTATAAAGAAGAGAAAGTAA
- a CDS encoding M3 family oligoendopeptidase: protein MTYSLNWDLDSIFPGGSASTELNERLAQLERQIETYYEQINQWSFSSEDIDSLVTILALQEKVTNGFSQCNSYITALLSANVKDSDAKILSGKLYASLPRWQAADTILSKKFAEISDNEWTNLIAQDQLAPIAFRMNEIRRDGARLLSENEEHIINTLSLDGLNAWSSHYDTIVASVTVPFEQEGEIIELSAGQAFNKMMGDPDPEVRKQLFTAWETAWQEKAPLFTDTLNHLDGFRLSTYKLHGTTDFLQKPLEYNRLKKETLDVMWETIQKNKQPLVDYLTRKANLFGKEKMEWQDQDAPIILGDMKEKTFTFDEAAAFIIENFNKFSPKMAEFAQDAFNKSWIEAEDRPGKRPGGYCTELPETQESRIFMTYSNSVNEVATLAHELGHAFHSSTMWDLPALNREYAMNVAETASTFAELIVADATLKAASTKEEKINLLDTKLQNALAMFMNIHSRFIFENQFYTARQKGLVAEQEITDMMIEAQKEGYANALSTYHPYFWAAKLHFFIDDVPFYNFPYTFGYLFSLGIYAYANEQGSSFEQEYIDLLRDTASMTTEELAQKHLGVDLTKPDFWQAGINMVLEDIQNFMELTEEFI, encoded by the coding sequence ATGACTTATTCGCTTAACTGGGATTTAGATTCTATCTTTCCTGGAGGAAGTGCTTCAACTGAATTAAATGAACGTTTGGCTCAATTAGAACGACAAATAGAAACATATTACGAACAAATCAATCAATGGTCATTTTCATCCGAAGATATCGATTCTCTTGTGACGATTTTGGCACTTCAAGAAAAAGTAACCAATGGCTTCAGCCAATGTAATAGTTATATTACTGCTTTATTATCTGCTAATGTCAAAGATTCCGATGCAAAGATTTTGTCTGGTAAACTCTATGCTTCGTTACCACGTTGGCAAGCAGCAGATACGATCTTATCGAAAAAATTTGCAGAAATATCTGACAATGAATGGACAAACTTGATTGCCCAAGATCAATTAGCTCCGATTGCTTTTCGTATGAACGAAATTCGTCGCGATGGCGCACGCTTGTTATCTGAAAACGAGGAGCACATTATCAATACATTATCTTTGGATGGTTTGAATGCCTGGAGTAGTCATTATGATACGATTGTCGCTAGCGTGACTGTACCATTTGAACAAGAGGGAGAAATCATTGAATTATCTGCTGGTCAAGCATTCAATAAAATGATGGGTGATCCTGATCCAGAAGTCCGCAAACAATTATTTACAGCTTGGGAAACTGCTTGGCAAGAAAAAGCACCTTTATTTACAGACACCTTGAATCATTTAGATGGGTTCCGTCTATCTACCTATAAACTACACGGTACAACAGATTTCTTACAAAAGCCTTTAGAATATAATCGCTTGAAAAAAGAAACATTAGATGTAATGTGGGAGACGATCCAAAAAAATAAACAACCCCTTGTCGATTACTTAACAAGAAAAGCCAATCTTTTTGGTAAAGAAAAAATGGAATGGCAAGATCAAGATGCACCGATCATTCTAGGTGATATGAAAGAAAAAACCTTTACCTTTGATGAAGCAGCAGCATTTATCATTGAGAATTTCAATAAATTCAGTCCTAAAATGGCTGAATTTGCTCAAGACGCTTTTAACAAAAGTTGGATTGAAGCAGAGGATCGTCCTGGCAAACGACCTGGTGGTTACTGCACGGAATTGCCTGAAACACAAGAATCCAGAATCTTCATGACTTATAGCAATTCAGTCAACGAAGTCGCTACTTTAGCCCATGAGTTAGGTCATGCTTTCCATAGTAGTACGATGTGGGATCTTCCAGCGTTGAATCGTGAATACGCAATGAATGTTGCTGAAACAGCAAGTACCTTTGCAGAATTGATCGTAGCTGATGCAACACTTAAAGCGGCATCAACAAAAGAAGAAAAAATCAATTTGTTGGATACAAAATTACAAAATGCTCTGGCTATGTTCATGAATATCCACTCTCGTTTTATCTTCGAAAATCAATTCTATACTGCTCGTCAAAAAGGACTAGTGGCAGAACAAGAGATCACTGATATGATGATCGAAGCGCAAAAAGAAGGATATGCAAATGCATTATCTACTTATCATCCTTATTTCTGGGCAGCAAAACTACATTTCTTTATTGATGATGTACCGTTTTATAATTTCCCTTATACTTTTGGTTACTTGTTCAGTTTAGGTATTTACGCCTATGCTAACGAGCAAGGTTCAAGTTTTGAACAAGAGTATATCGACTTACTACGCGATACTGCTTCAATGACAACGGAAGAATTGGCTCAAAAACACTTAGGTGTAGACTTAACGAAACCAGATTTTTGGCAAGCAGGCATCAACATGGTCTTAGAAGATATCCAAAACTTCATGGAATTGACGGAAGAATTTATTTGA
- a CDS encoding NlpC/P60 family protein — protein MKKSLISAVMVSSMALTAVASPIAAAAEDFDSQIQQQDQKIAELQNQQASAQSQIEALEGQVADINTKAETLLANQATLRQESSQLTQEIADLQERIEKREATIQEQARETQVSSKSSNYIDAVLNAESFSDAIGRVQAMSSIVRANQDLVKQQKEDKQAVEDKKAENEAKLKELAENQAALESQKGDLLSKQADLNVLKTTLAAEQATAEDKKEDLNRQKAEAEAEQARIREQARLAEQARQQAAQEQAEREAREQAAAVAAAAAQEQEQEQASSSVQESTEVSESATSESSSSAESSTEQSSVPESSTSTEDSTTESSVPESSTEESTTTPSVPETTTPSTPEPTTPSTPEPSTPATPAPTPEPSTPAPSIPAPTTPSTNGAAIVAEAMKYIGTPYVWGGKDPSGFDCSGFTRYVYLQVTGRDIGGWTVPQESAGARISVSQAKAGDLLFWGAAGGTYHVAISLGGGQYIHAPQPGESVKIGSVQWYAPDFAVSM, from the coding sequence GTGAAAAAGAGTTTAATATCAGCAGTAATGGTAAGTTCAATGGCCTTGACTGCCGTAGCATCACCGATCGCAGCCGCGGCGGAAGATTTTGATTCTCAAATACAACAACAAGATCAAAAAATTGCGGAATTACAAAACCAACAAGCAAGTGCCCAATCTCAAATCGAGGCATTAGAAGGTCAAGTCGCTGACATCAATACAAAAGCTGAAACTTTATTAGCTAATCAAGCAACATTACGTCAAGAGTCTTCTCAATTGACACAAGAAATTGCAGATCTACAAGAACGTATCGAAAAACGTGAAGCAACAATCCAAGAGCAAGCACGTGAAACACAAGTTAGCAGCAAAAGCTCTAACTACATCGATGCAGTATTGAATGCTGAGTCATTCTCAGATGCAATCGGACGCGTTCAAGCAATGTCATCGATTGTACGTGCGAACCAAGACTTAGTGAAACAACAAAAAGAAGACAAACAGGCAGTTGAAGATAAAAAAGCTGAAAATGAAGCGAAGCTAAAAGAGTTAGCAGAAAATCAAGCGGCTTTAGAATCACAAAAAGGCGACTTACTATCAAAACAAGCTGATTTAAATGTTCTAAAAACTACTTTAGCGGCTGAACAAGCAACAGCAGAAGATAAAAAAGAAGACTTGAACCGCCAAAAAGCAGAAGCTGAAGCAGAGCAAGCACGTATTCGTGAACAAGCTCGTTTAGCAGAGCAAGCGCGTCAACAAGCAGCACAAGAACAAGCTGAAAGAGAAGCACGTGAACAAGCAGCAGCAGTTGCCGCTGCAGCAGCACAAGAGCAAGAACAAGAACAAGCTTCTTCATCAGTACAAGAATCAACAGAAGTTTCTGAATCAGCTACTTCAGAATCATCATCAAGTGCTGAATCTTCAACAGAACAATCTTCAGTTCCTGAATCATCTACATCAACAGAAGATTCAACAACTGAAAGTAGTGTACCAGAATCTTCAACAGAAGAATCTACTACTACACCATCTGTTCCAGAAACAACAACACCATCAACGCCGGAGCCAACAACACCATCAACACCGGAGCCATCAACACCTGCAACACCAGCTCCAACACCTGAACCATCAACGCCGGCACCATCAATTCCAGCGCCAACGACTCCATCTACTAATGGAGCAGCGATTGTAGCTGAAGCGATGAAATACATTGGGACTCCTTATGTATGGGGTGGAAAAGATCCAAGTGGATTTGACTGTTCTGGATTTACACGCTATGTGTACCTACAAGTAACTGGCCGTGACATCGGTGGTTGGACTGTACCTCAAGAATCAGCAGGAGCTAGAATCTCAGTTTCTCAAGCAAAAGCTGGAGACTTATTGTTCTGGGGAGCAGCTGGTGGCACTTACCACGTAGCAATTTCTTTAGGTGGCGGACAATACATCCATGCACCACAACCGGGCGAAAGTGTTAAAATTGGCTCAGTTCAATGGTATGCACCTGACTTCGCTGTAAGTATGTAA
- the mreD gene encoding rod shape-determining protein MreD, with amino-acid sequence MLKKEKMTIYLPILLFLLMLIDGHFTRMMIRWSSGDYMASAHLLILVLLFCSLSFSKRYLLITTLVLGIIFDSYYIGVIGIYAVALPLLVFIMYGMKSVIHVNIFTEFFSLIIFITGYELFTLIVQMVFKLASVDSTYFITKYLGPTLLLNMVLFALLVFPLKKLFKEGRDRSV; translated from the coding sequence ATGCTGAAAAAAGAGAAAATGACCATTTATTTGCCGATCCTCTTGTTCTTACTCATGTTGATCGATGGGCACTTTACCCGAATGATGATCAGGTGGTCGAGCGGTGACTACATGGCAAGTGCGCATCTTTTGATATTGGTTTTACTATTTTGCAGTTTGAGTTTCTCCAAACGCTACTTACTGATCACGACATTAGTTTTAGGTATTATCTTTGATTCTTACTATATTGGTGTGATTGGCATTTATGCAGTTGCTTTACCTTTATTAGTATTTATCATGTATGGGATGAAATCGGTCATCCATGTAAATATTTTTACTGAGTTTTTTAGCCTCATCATTTTCATCACAGGCTATGAGTTGTTTACATTGATCGTACAAATGGTATTCAAACTTGCGAGTGTAGATAGTACGTACTTTATCACTAAATATTTAGGTCCAACATTATTATTGAATATGGTATTGTTCGCTCTACTTGTATTCCCATTAAAGAAGCTATTTAAAGAAGGTCGGGACAGAAGTGTCTAG